A section of the Larus michahellis chromosome 1, bLarMic1.1, whole genome shotgun sequence genome encodes:
- the TIMM10B gene encoding mitochondrial import inner membrane translocase subunit Tim10 B isoform X1, translated as MDPAAEHQQQLRSLRDFLLVYNRMTELCFRHCVSNLNYRLLTGSEEQCLDGCAGKLVHANHRLMRAYVALMPSIMQRRVADYEASVASTGQGPALDGAGGAGPTPDPPAAPGPGGPSQGAPGSGT; from the exons ATGGACCCGGCGGCggagcaccagcagcagcttcGCAGC ctgcgggatttcctgctggtCTACAACCGGATGACCGAGCTCTGCTTCCGGCACTGCGTTTCTAACCTCAACTACCGGCTGCTCACCGGGAGCGAG GAGCAGTGCCTGGATGGTTGCGCCGGGAAGCTGGTCCACGCCAACCACCGCCTGATgcgcgcctacgtggcgctgatGCCCTCCATCATGCAGCGCCGCGTCGCCGACTACGAGGCCAGTGTGGCATCCACGGGCCAGGGACCGGCcctggatggggctgggggagctggaccCACTCCCGACCCGCCGGCGGCTCCGGGCCCTGGTGGACCCTCGCAAGGGGCTCCAGGCAGCGGCACGTAG
- the ARFIP2 gene encoding arfaptin-2 isoform X3, which yields MSDGIMSKAATMEIPISSNGDTGSLPEDDGLEQDLQQVMVSGPNLNETSIVSGGYGGTAEGIIPTSTIKGSGLHQPHAGPAVGGEEVVRGIAVEKFDIVKKWGINTYKCTKQLISERFGRGSRTVDLELETQIELLRETKRKYECVLQLARALTNHFYSLVQTQHALGDAFADLSQKSPELQHRVCPACKSLQGWRLHHCPGQPLPMLDNPFREEISPNIHPKPPLAQREAVSACPKEEFGYNAETQKLLCKNGETLLGAVNFFVSSINTLVNKTMEDTLMTVKQYETARLEYDAYRTDLEELSMGPRDASTLCRLDAAQSQFQSHKDKYEKLRADVAIKLKFLEENKIKVMHKQLLLFHNAISAYFAGNQQQLEQTLKQFNIKLKTPGAEKPSWLEEQ from the exons ATGTCGGACGGGATCATGAGCAAAGCCGCCACCATGGAGATCCCCATCAGCAGCAACGGGGACACGGGCAGCCTGCCGGAGGACGACGGCTTGGAGCAG GACCTGCAGCAGGTGATGGTGTCGGGGCCCAACCTCAACGAGACCAGCATCGTCTCTGGCGGCTACGGGGGCACGGCTGAAGGCATCATCCCCACCAGCACCATCAAAG GCTCCGGGCTGCACCAGCCCCACGCCGGCCCGGCCGTCGGAGGAGAAGAAGTCGTCCGTGGCATCGCCGTGGAGAAGTTTGATATTGTCAAGAAGTGGGGCATCAACACATACAAG TGCACCAAGCAGCTGATCTCGGAGCGGTTCGGCCGGGGCTCCCGCACCGTGGACCTGGAGCTGGAGACGCAGATTGAGCTGCTGCGGGAGACGAAGCGCAAGTACGAGTGCGTGCTGCAGCTGGCGCGGGCCCTCACCAACCACTTCTACAGCCTGGTGCAGACGCAGCACGCCCTGGGGGACGCCTTCGCCGACCTCAGCCAGAAGTCCCCCGAGCTGCAG caccgcgtctgcccggcttgtaaatccctccagggatggcgactccaccactgccctgggcagcctcttccaatgcttgacaaccctttccgtgaagaaatttctcctaatatccatcctaaacctcccctggcgcaacgtgAGGCCGTTTCCGCTTGTCCGAAG gagGAGTTTGGTTACAACGCGGAAACGCAGAAGCTGCTCTGCAAGAACGGAGAGACGCTCCTGGGCGCCGTCAACTTCTTTGTCTCCAGCATCAACACGCTGGTGAACAAGACCATGGAGGACACACTCATGACGGTCAAACAGTACGAGACGGCCAG GCTGGAGTACGACGCGTACCGCACGGACCTGGAGGAGCTGAGCATGGGCCCCCGCGACGCCAGCACCCTGTGCCGGCTGGACGCCGCCCAGAGCCAGTTCCAGAGCCACAAGGACAAGTACGAGAAGCTGCGTGCAGATGTGGCCATCAAGCTCAAGTTCTTGGAGGAGAACAAG ATCAAGGTGATgcacaagcagctgctgctcttccacaaCGCCATCTCCGCCTACTTCGCCGGgaaccagcagcagctggagcagaccCTCAAGCAGTTCAACATCAAGCTGAAGACCCCCGGTGCTGAGAAGCCCTCCTGGCTGGAGGAGCagtga
- the ARFIP2 gene encoding arfaptin-2 isoform X4: MSDGIMSKAATMEIPISSNGDTGSLPEDDGLEQDLQQVMVSGPNLNETSIVSGGYGGTAEGIIPTSTIKGSGLHQPHAGPAVGGEEVVRGIAVEKFDIVKKWGINTYKCTKQLISERFGRGSRTVDLELETQIELLRETKRKYECVLQLARALTNHFYSLVQTQHALGDAFADLSQKSPELQEEFGYNAETQKLLCKNGETLLGAVNFFVSSINTLVNKTMEDTLMTVKQYETARLEYDAYRTDLEELSMGPRDASTLCRLDAAQSQFQSHKDKYEKLRADVAIKLKFLEENKIKVMHKQLLLFHNAISAYFAGNQQQLEQTLKQFNIKLKTPGAEKPSWLEEQ, encoded by the exons ATGTCGGACGGGATCATGAGCAAAGCCGCCACCATGGAGATCCCCATCAGCAGCAACGGGGACACGGGCAGCCTGCCGGAGGACGACGGCTTGGAGCAG GACCTGCAGCAGGTGATGGTGTCGGGGCCCAACCTCAACGAGACCAGCATCGTCTCTGGCGGCTACGGGGGCACGGCTGAAGGCATCATCCCCACCAGCACCATCAAAG GCTCCGGGCTGCACCAGCCCCACGCCGGCCCGGCCGTCGGAGGAGAAGAAGTCGTCCGTGGCATCGCCGTGGAGAAGTTTGATATTGTCAAGAAGTGGGGCATCAACACATACAAG TGCACCAAGCAGCTGATCTCGGAGCGGTTCGGCCGGGGCTCCCGCACCGTGGACCTGGAGCTGGAGACGCAGATTGAGCTGCTGCGGGAGACGAAGCGCAAGTACGAGTGCGTGCTGCAGCTGGCGCGGGCCCTCACCAACCACTTCTACAGCCTGGTGCAGACGCAGCACGCCCTGGGGGACGCCTTCGCCGACCTCAGCCAGAAGTCCCCCGAGCTGCAG gagGAGTTTGGTTACAACGCGGAAACGCAGAAGCTGCTCTGCAAGAACGGAGAGACGCTCCTGGGCGCCGTCAACTTCTTTGTCTCCAGCATCAACACGCTGGTGAACAAGACCATGGAGGACACACTCATGACGGTCAAACAGTACGAGACGGCCAG GCTGGAGTACGACGCGTACCGCACGGACCTGGAGGAGCTGAGCATGGGCCCCCGCGACGCCAGCACCCTGTGCCGGCTGGACGCCGCCCAGAGCCAGTTCCAGAGCCACAAGGACAAGTACGAGAAGCTGCGTGCAGATGTGGCCATCAAGCTCAAGTTCTTGGAGGAGAACAAG ATCAAGGTGATgcacaagcagctgctgctcttccacaaCGCCATCTCCGCCTACTTCGCCGGgaaccagcagcagctggagcagaccCTCAAGCAGTTCAACATCAAGCTGAAGACCCCCGGTGCTGAGAAGCCCTCCTGGCTGGAGGAGCagtga
- the ARFIP2 gene encoding arfaptin-2 isoform X2, producing MDTWLQPDTATAVGGGEPAAAGRRAAGTRLPQRLQRGLGPGAGGRGRRCRGPGWLRGETRAVPGCGTSLLQPGAHACAPLGAAVAFSVPLSEEAAEGGEERGAAPEVPGPRRWERDWRRGSHGARLGSVPSAGLPASTARALRGTLWKGSQERVPCTGAGSGHRLAGTQHRETSWSPERRRLVPSLQRGRAARCPALSGCGGSFPGRAEPGAAQTARLLCLGFAEPQRGPAGVLRPWQGPEPSCEGSGLHQPHAGPAVGGEEVVRGIAVEKFDIVKKWGINTYKCTKQLISERFGRGSRTVDLELETQIELLRETKRKYECVLQLARALTNHFYSLVQTQHALGDAFADLSQKSPELQEEFGYNAETQKLLCKNGETLLGAVNFFVSSINTLVNKTMEDTLMTVKQYETARLEYDAYRTDLEELSMGPRDASTLCRLDAAQSQFQSHKDKYEKLRADVAIKLKFLEENKIKVMHKQLLLFHNAISAYFAGNQQQLEQTLKQFNIKLKTPGAEKPSWLEEQ from the exons ATGGACACGTGGCTGCAGCCGGACACGGCCACCGCTGTGGGGGGCGGCGAGCCCGCTGCCGCCGGAAGAAGAGCTGCCGGCACTCGCCTGCCCCAGCGGCTGCAACGGGGTCTCGGTCCCGGTGCTGGGGGGAGAGGACGGCGCTGCCGGGGTCCCGGGTGGCTCAGGGGTGAGACCCGGGCGGTGCCCGGCTGCGGGACATCACTCCTGCAGCCAGGAGCCCACGCCTGTGCTCCCCTGGGCGCTGCTGTCGCCTTCTCTGTCCCACTCAGCGAGGAGGCCGCTGAGGGCGGCGAGGAGCGCGGTGCAGCACCGGAGGTGCCGGGGCCCCGTCGGTGGGAGCGGGACTGGCGGCGAGGCAGCCACGGGGCCAGGCTGGGCTCGGTGCCTTCTGCGGGGTTGCCTGCCAGCACTGCCAGGGCCTTGCGTGGGACCCTCTGGAAGGGCTCGCAGGAGAGGGTTCCCTGCACGGGCGCCGGGTCGGGACACCGGTTAGCCGGCACGCAGCACCGCGAGACCTCCTGGAGCCCGGAACGCCGCCGGCTCGTCCCCTCGCTGCAGCGGGGCAGAGCCGCGAGGTGCCCGGCGCTGAGCGGGTGCGGCGGCAGCTtcccgggcagggcagagccgggtGCTGCCCAGACCGCGCGTCTGTTGTGCCTGGGCTTTGCGGAGCCGCAACGCGGCCCTGCGGGGGTCCTGCGCCCCTGGCAGGGCCCCGAGCCCTCCTGCGAAG GCTCCGGGCTGCACCAGCCCCACGCCGGCCCGGCCGTCGGAGGAGAAGAAGTCGTCCGTGGCATCGCCGTGGAGAAGTTTGATATTGTCAAGAAGTGGGGCATCAACACATACAAG TGCACCAAGCAGCTGATCTCGGAGCGGTTCGGCCGGGGCTCCCGCACCGTGGACCTGGAGCTGGAGACGCAGATTGAGCTGCTGCGGGAGACGAAGCGCAAGTACGAGTGCGTGCTGCAGCTGGCGCGGGCCCTCACCAACCACTTCTACAGCCTGGTGCAGACGCAGCACGCCCTGGGGGACGCCTTCGCCGACCTCAGCCAGAAGTCCCCCGAGCTGCAG gagGAGTTTGGTTACAACGCGGAAACGCAGAAGCTGCTCTGCAAGAACGGAGAGACGCTCCTGGGCGCCGTCAACTTCTTTGTCTCCAGCATCAACACGCTGGTGAACAAGACCATGGAGGACACACTCATGACGGTCAAACAGTACGAGACGGCCAG GCTGGAGTACGACGCGTACCGCACGGACCTGGAGGAGCTGAGCATGGGCCCCCGCGACGCCAGCACCCTGTGCCGGCTGGACGCCGCCCAGAGCCAGTTCCAGAGCCACAAGGACAAGTACGAGAAGCTGCGTGCAGATGTGGCCATCAAGCTCAAGTTCTTGGAGGAGAACAAG ATCAAGGTGATgcacaagcagctgctgctcttccacaaCGCCATCTCCGCCTACTTCGCCGGgaaccagcagcagctggagcagaccCTCAAGCAGTTCAACATCAAGCTGAAGACCCCCGGTGCTGAGAAGCCCTCCTGGCTGGAGGAGCagtga
- the ARFIP2 gene encoding arfaptin-2 isoform X1, translated as MDTWLQPDTATAVGGGEPAAAGRRAAGTRLPQRLQRGLGPGAGGRGRRCRGPGWLRGETRAVPGCGTSLLQPGAHACAPLGAAVAFSVPLSEEAAEGGEERGAAPEVPGPRRWERDWRRGSHGARLGSVPSAGLPASTARALRGTLWKGSQERVPCTGAGSGHRLAGTQHRETSWSPERRRLVPSLQRGRAARCPALSGCGGSFPGRAEPGAAQTARLLCLGFAEPQRGPAGVLRPWQGPEPSCEGSGLHQPHAGPAVGGEEVVRGIAVEKFDIVKKWGINTYKCTKQLISERFGRGSRTVDLELETQIELLRETKRKYECVLQLARALTNHFYSLVQTQHALGDAFADLSQKSPELQHRVCPACKSLQGWRLHHCPGQPLPMLDNPFREEISPNIHPKPPLAQREAVSACPKEEFGYNAETQKLLCKNGETLLGAVNFFVSSINTLVNKTMEDTLMTVKQYETARLEYDAYRTDLEELSMGPRDASTLCRLDAAQSQFQSHKDKYEKLRADVAIKLKFLEENKIKVMHKQLLLFHNAISAYFAGNQQQLEQTLKQFNIKLKTPGAEKPSWLEEQ; from the exons ATGGACACGTGGCTGCAGCCGGACACGGCCACCGCTGTGGGGGGCGGCGAGCCCGCTGCCGCCGGAAGAAGAGCTGCCGGCACTCGCCTGCCCCAGCGGCTGCAACGGGGTCTCGGTCCCGGTGCTGGGGGGAGAGGACGGCGCTGCCGGGGTCCCGGGTGGCTCAGGGGTGAGACCCGGGCGGTGCCCGGCTGCGGGACATCACTCCTGCAGCCAGGAGCCCACGCCTGTGCTCCCCTGGGCGCTGCTGTCGCCTTCTCTGTCCCACTCAGCGAGGAGGCCGCTGAGGGCGGCGAGGAGCGCGGTGCAGCACCGGAGGTGCCGGGGCCCCGTCGGTGGGAGCGGGACTGGCGGCGAGGCAGCCACGGGGCCAGGCTGGGCTCGGTGCCTTCTGCGGGGTTGCCTGCCAGCACTGCCAGGGCCTTGCGTGGGACCCTCTGGAAGGGCTCGCAGGAGAGGGTTCCCTGCACGGGCGCCGGGTCGGGACACCGGTTAGCCGGCACGCAGCACCGCGAGACCTCCTGGAGCCCGGAACGCCGCCGGCTCGTCCCCTCGCTGCAGCGGGGCAGAGCCGCGAGGTGCCCGGCGCTGAGCGGGTGCGGCGGCAGCTtcccgggcagggcagagccgggtGCTGCCCAGACCGCGCGTCTGTTGTGCCTGGGCTTTGCGGAGCCGCAACGCGGCCCTGCGGGGGTCCTGCGCCCCTGGCAGGGCCCCGAGCCCTCCTGCGAAG GCTCCGGGCTGCACCAGCCCCACGCCGGCCCGGCCGTCGGAGGAGAAGAAGTCGTCCGTGGCATCGCCGTGGAGAAGTTTGATATTGTCAAGAAGTGGGGCATCAACACATACAAG TGCACCAAGCAGCTGATCTCGGAGCGGTTCGGCCGGGGCTCCCGCACCGTGGACCTGGAGCTGGAGACGCAGATTGAGCTGCTGCGGGAGACGAAGCGCAAGTACGAGTGCGTGCTGCAGCTGGCGCGGGCCCTCACCAACCACTTCTACAGCCTGGTGCAGACGCAGCACGCCCTGGGGGACGCCTTCGCCGACCTCAGCCAGAAGTCCCCCGAGCTGCAG caccgcgtctgcccggcttgtaaatccctccagggatggcgactccaccactgccctgggcagcctcttccaatgcttgacaaccctttccgtgaagaaatttctcctaatatccatcctaaacctcccctggcgcaacgtgAGGCCGTTTCCGCTTGTCCGAAG gagGAGTTTGGTTACAACGCGGAAACGCAGAAGCTGCTCTGCAAGAACGGAGAGACGCTCCTGGGCGCCGTCAACTTCTTTGTCTCCAGCATCAACACGCTGGTGAACAAGACCATGGAGGACACACTCATGACGGTCAAACAGTACGAGACGGCCAG GCTGGAGTACGACGCGTACCGCACGGACCTGGAGGAGCTGAGCATGGGCCCCCGCGACGCCAGCACCCTGTGCCGGCTGGACGCCGCCCAGAGCCAGTTCCAGAGCCACAAGGACAAGTACGAGAAGCTGCGTGCAGATGTGGCCATCAAGCTCAAGTTCTTGGAGGAGAACAAG ATCAAGGTGATgcacaagcagctgctgctcttccacaaCGCCATCTCCGCCTACTTCGCCGGgaaccagcagcagctggagcagaccCTCAAGCAGTTCAACATCAAGCTGAAGACCCCCGGTGCTGAGAAGCCCTCCTGGCTGGAGGAGCagtga
- the TIMM10B gene encoding mitochondrial import inner membrane translocase subunit Tim10 B isoform X2, which yields MTELCFRHCVSNLNYRLLTGSEEQCLDGCAGKLVHANHRLMRAYVALMPSIMQRRVADYEASVASTGQGPALDGAGGAGPTPDPPAAPGPGGPSQGAPGSGT from the exons ATGACCGAGCTCTGCTTCCGGCACTGCGTTTCTAACCTCAACTACCGGCTGCTCACCGGGAGCGAG GAGCAGTGCCTGGATGGTTGCGCCGGGAAGCTGGTCCACGCCAACCACCGCCTGATgcgcgcctacgtggcgctgatGCCCTCCATCATGCAGCGCCGCGTCGCCGACTACGAGGCCAGTGTGGCATCCACGGGCCAGGGACCGGCcctggatggggctgggggagctggaccCACTCCCGACCCGCCGGCGGCTCCGGGCCCTGGTGGACCCTCGCAAGGGGCTCCAGGCAGCGGCACGTAG